The proteins below come from a single Syntrophales bacterium genomic window:
- a CDS encoding C4-type zinc ribbon domain-containing protein yields the protein MGAKLNLLIELQKIDTAIVQANLKKKELPSAIAKLDEQYREEEKQLKGHRSYLDELFKKHRSLEEELKRGMENLRRTKARLFEVKTNKEYQAMLKEIETIEKKNEQLEEDIILLLDEIDEKKKFLKERESRFAQHKEIYERKRAELVREMDSIGDELRTYREQGDALRKQLSSEILRKYDQLRALNNGIAVVSVWKEICGGCHMNIPPQLYNDLMTNKDEIFFCPHCNRIIFWYNHNEKGI from the coding sequence TTGGGTGCAAAGTTGAACTTACTCATAGAATTACAGAAAATTGACACAGCTATTGTGCAAGCTAATCTCAAGAAGAAGGAACTTCCCTCTGCGATAGCGAAATTGGACGAGCAGTACAGAGAGGAAGAAAAGCAGCTAAAAGGGCATAGGTCCTATTTGGACGAGCTGTTTAAAAAGCATCGTTCTCTTGAGGAGGAGCTGAAAAGGGGGATGGAAAACCTCAGGCGTACTAAGGCACGGTTGTTCGAAGTGAAGACAAACAAAGAATATCAAGCTATGTTGAAGGAGATAGAAACGATTGAGAAAAAGAATGAACAGTTGGAAGAGGATATAATTCTTCTTCTCGATGAGATAGACGAAAAGAAGAAGTTTCTTAAAGAGAGGGAATCGCGGTTTGCACAACACAAAGAAATTTATGAGAGAAAAAGAGCTGAGTTGGTTAGAGAGATGGATTCCATTGGTGATGAATTAAGGACGTATAGAGAACAAGGGGATGCTCTGAGGAAGCAGCTTAGTTCAGAGATCCTTAGGAAGTATGATCAATTAAGGGCTTTAAACAACGGTATTGCCGTTGTTTCAGTCTGGAAAGAGATCTGCGGTGGTTGTCATATGAATATCCCTCCCCAACTTTACAACGATCTTATGACAAACAAGGATGAAATTTTTTTCTGTCCCCATTGCAATCGGATAATTTTCTGGTACAATCATAACGAAAAGGGTATCTGA
- the ppsA gene encoding phosphoenolpyruvate synthase produces MSENKFILWFDEVQMSDLPQVGGKNASLGEMKRELGPKGVNIPDGYAITAHAYRYLLQSAGLTEKIKEILADLDTHDIENLKERGKKIRDLIYGTELPNDLREAIVDAYRELCARYGENTDVAVRSSATAEDLPDASFAGQQETYLNVRGEKDLLDACKRCFASLFTDRAISYRVDKGFDHLSVALSIGVQKMVRSDLGASGVIFTIDTESGFRDAILITGSWGLGETVVQGNVNPDEFYVFKPTLKQGFRPIIQKKLGTKERKLVYAETHQEGEATVLVETPIEDRRRFCLTDDEILNLAHWAVIIEEHYSSKAGYFKPMDIEWGKDGRTGELFILQARPETVQSQKDGSILETYVLLEKKPPLVTGTAVGTKIGAGPVNVIEDVSEIKRFKKGEVLVTDMTDPDWEPIMKMAAAIVTNKGGRTCHAAIVSRELGVPCIVGTENATSVLQNVKEVTVSCAEGEIGYVYEGILKYEIQRINAKNLERPKTKIMMNVGNPEIAFNLASIPNDGVGLARLEFIINQHISVHPMALIQFDRVTDPEIRQKIEELTYGYANKADFFVDRLAQGVAKIAAAFWPNDVIVRMSDFKSNEYANLIGGSYFEPQEENPMIGFRGASRYYDERYRDAFVLECAAMKKVREEMGLTNVKLMIPFCRTVEEGKKVIDIMAKNGLVQGEKGLEIYMMVEIPSNVILIEEFGKIFDGFSIGSNDLTQLTLGLDRDSYLITHLFDERDPAVLILVKEAITKANKMGKKIGICGQAPSDYPEFARFLVECGITSISLNSDTVIKTTLDILETEKALGIS; encoded by the coding sequence ATGTCAGAGAATAAATTTATACTATGGTTCGATGAAGTTCAGATGAGTGATCTACCTCAGGTGGGAGGTAAAAATGCCTCCTTGGGGGAGATGAAACGGGAACTGGGGCCAAAAGGGGTAAATATACCTGATGGTTATGCCATAACGGCCCATGCTTACCGCTACCTTCTTCAGTCCGCAGGTCTCACTGAAAAAATAAAAGAGATTCTCGCTGATCTCGATACCCACGATATAGAAAACCTAAAAGAACGCGGTAAAAAGATAAGAGACCTCATATACGGAACCGAATTGCCCAATGATTTGAGAGAAGCTATTGTCGATGCCTACCGAGAACTCTGTGCCAGATATGGGGAGAATACCGACGTTGCCGTGAGAAGTTCAGCAACAGCTGAGGATCTTCCTGACGCCAGTTTTGCTGGTCAACAGGAGACTTATCTTAATGTCAGGGGAGAGAAAGACCTTTTAGACGCATGTAAACGTTGCTTTGCTTCCCTCTTTACGGATCGGGCGATATCTTATAGGGTCGACAAGGGATTCGATCATCTCTCCGTGGCCCTGTCCATAGGTGTTCAAAAGATGGTGAGGTCAGACCTCGGTGCCTCGGGGGTTATTTTCACTATCGACACAGAATCGGGATTCAGAGATGCGATATTGATCACAGGTTCGTGGGGTCTGGGCGAAACTGTAGTTCAGGGAAACGTTAATCCTGATGAGTTCTACGTGTTCAAACCTACCCTAAAACAGGGATTTCGACCTATAATTCAGAAAAAACTGGGGACAAAAGAAAGAAAACTGGTTTATGCCGAGACCCACCAAGAAGGGGAAGCTACCGTTCTTGTAGAAACTCCTATTGAAGATCGTCGTCGTTTCTGTCTAACTGATGATGAAATACTAAACTTAGCCCACTGGGCAGTGATAATTGAAGAACACTACTCTAGCAAAGCGGGTTACTTCAAACCAATGGACATAGAATGGGGAAAGGATGGAAGAACTGGAGAACTGTTCATCCTGCAAGCTCGGCCCGAAACAGTTCAGTCACAAAAGGATGGCAGTATATTAGAAACTTACGTGCTACTTGAGAAAAAACCACCCCTTGTCACAGGAACAGCTGTGGGTACAAAGATAGGTGCTGGACCAGTCAATGTCATTGAAGATGTCTCTGAAATTAAAAGATTTAAAAAAGGTGAAGTACTTGTCACGGACATGACAGACCCTGACTGGGAACCCATTATGAAAATGGCAGCGGCCATTGTGACAAACAAAGGAGGAAGAACGTGTCACGCCGCAATCGTGAGCCGCGAACTCGGTGTCCCATGTATTGTGGGAACAGAAAATGCCACCTCAGTCCTACAGAATGTAAAAGAGGTCACTGTGTCATGTGCAGAAGGTGAAATAGGTTATGTTTACGAAGGGATATTGAAATACGAAATTCAGAGGATCAATGCAAAGAATCTAGAAAGACCCAAAACAAAAATCATGATGAATGTGGGTAACCCAGAGATCGCCTTCAACCTAGCCTCCATTCCCAATGACGGTGTAGGATTAGCCCGTCTTGAATTTATCATAAACCAGCATATAAGCGTACACCCCATGGCCCTTATTCAATTTGACAGAGTCACTGATCCAGAAATCAGGCAAAAAATCGAGGAACTTACATATGGTTATGCGAACAAAGCTGATTTCTTTGTGGACAGACTTGCTCAAGGTGTAGCTAAAATAGCTGCGGCATTCTGGCCCAACGATGTGATTGTACGCATGAGCGATTTTAAAAGTAACGAGTACGCAAATTTGATAGGTGGTTCGTATTTCGAACCTCAGGAAGAAAATCCCATGATCGGATTTAGAGGGGCCTCCCGTTACTACGACGAACGATACCGAGACGCATTTGTTCTCGAATGCGCAGCGATGAAGAAGGTCCGGGAAGAGATGGGGCTCACAAATGTAAAACTCATGATCCCCTTTTGTCGAACTGTAGAAGAGGGGAAAAAGGTAATCGACATAATGGCAAAAAATGGCCTCGTGCAGGGTGAAAAAGGTTTAGAAATTTACATGATGGTGGAGATTCCCAGTAATGTTATTCTTATCGAAGAATTTGGAAAGATTTTTGACGGGTTTTCAATAGGATCCAACGATCTTACCCAGTTGACCTTAGGTCTAGACCGAGATTCTTACCTAATTACCCACTTATTTGACGAACGAGATCCGGCAGTTCTTATACTTGTAAAAGAAGCTATCACTAAAGCAAACAAAATGGGTAAAAAAATCGGTATCTGTGGCCAGGCTCCTAGTGATTATCCTGAATTTGCCCGTTTCTTAGTAGAATGCGGTATCACCAGCATATCTCTGAATTCCGACACTGTGATCAAAACCACACTGGATATATTAGAAACAGAGAAAGCCCTCGGAATATCTTGA
- a CDS encoding cache domain-containing protein, with amino-acid sequence MTKTKKERQIFTVARVFFLLIVIPLSLVAILIANGIFKLGVAVREKAVTVLDQKAQEEIKIRAINLADEVANFLNERKKDLLIATIIPATDSAFQKFVQENRRHIWVKEDGKLKQVSIPLYTEMSLIDKNGNEMIKIVNGQIVPTSKLVNVSNPANTTYKSETYFAKAKNLNKGEVYVSPVTGWYVTRGEFEKGKRFSGVIRFATPIYGREGFQGVVQLALDYRHLAAFTDHIVPTSSTPVFEADASTGNYAYMVDSEGFMISHPNDFHIRGLLKDGTPVPPLTKENQEELTKKGMEVLNLKLMGYLDPNIPQVASDALSGKAGIKMYKFAGHTKFVAYAPIKFFTADYPPPAGFGWIAMGVDVDKFNELAIQTAKNIEKESRAWTTTIIVILIISIVILFGIAALLARGITRSIETPVPEGAEGEGPFYDDEEEEEK; translated from the coding sequence ATGACAAAAACTAAAAAAGAAAGGCAGATTTTCACGGTTGCTCGCGTATTCTTCCTCCTCATTGTGATCCCCTTATCACTAGTTGCTATACTTATTGCAAACGGTATCTTCAAATTGGGAGTGGCTGTACGAGAAAAGGCTGTTACAGTTTTGGATCAGAAAGCACAGGAGGAAATCAAAATACGCGCCATTAATCTTGCGGATGAAGTTGCCAATTTCCTCAACGAACGTAAAAAGGATCTGTTGATTGCTACCATTATTCCGGCTACAGACTCCGCGTTTCAAAAATTTGTCCAGGAGAATCGCCGGCATATCTGGGTTAAAGAAGACGGGAAGCTAAAACAGGTCTCCATTCCCCTTTACACTGAGATGTCGCTGATTGACAAAAATGGAAACGAGATGATCAAAATTGTGAATGGCCAGATTGTTCCTACATCAAAACTTGTAAATGTAAGCAATCCCGCAAATACAACATATAAATCGGAAACGTACTTCGCTAAAGCCAAAAATCTAAACAAAGGTGAGGTTTATGTTTCTCCCGTAACAGGATGGTATGTTACCCGAGGTGAATTCGAGAAAGGCAAAAGGTTCTCAGGCGTCATTCGATTTGCCACACCTATTTATGGTCGTGAAGGGTTTCAGGGTGTAGTACAACTTGCATTAGATTATCGCCACTTAGCTGCATTCACGGATCACATCGTACCGACATCATCAACGCCAGTTTTTGAGGCTGATGCATCAACAGGTAATTACGCCTACATGGTAGACAGTGAGGGGTTCATGATATCTCACCCCAACGATTTTCACATTCGAGGTTTGCTTAAAGATGGGACACCTGTGCCACCTTTGACAAAGGAAAACCAGGAAGAGCTTACCAAAAAGGGGATGGAAGTTCTAAACCTGAAGCTGATGGGTTATCTTGACCCGAATATCCCACAGGTAGCCAGTGATGCCTTATCAGGAAAAGCGGGTATTAAAATGTACAAATTCGCAGGGCACACGAAATTTGTCGCGTATGCACCCATTAAATTCTTCACAGCGGATTACCCTCCCCCAGCTGGCTTTGGATGGATCGCAATGGGTGTGGATGTGGACAAATTCAACGAACTCGCAATTCAAACTGCCAAAAATATCGAAAAGGAGAGCAGAGCCTGGACTACAACTATAATTGTTATTCTCATCATATCTATAGTCATCCTTTTCGGTATTGCAGCACTTCTCGCCCGAGGAATTACCCGCTCAATAGAAACTCCGGTGCCTGAAGGAGCGGAAGGAGAAGGTCCTTTTTACGACGATGAGGAAGAAGAGGAAAAGTAA
- the atpE gene encoding ATP synthase F0 subunit C, translated as MLRKVGRTFFTTLFAAMASMLASPLVYAAGEALPVAGESYAKVLFAIGAMIGAGFAIGVGAVGAGLGIGNAASGACQAVGRNPGVQGKIMTVMLVGMAMAESIAIYALVVALILLYANPYMKYFLG; from the coding sequence ATGCTTAGGAAGGTTGGGAGAACATTCTTTACCACACTATTTGCCGCTATGGCTTCTATGCTAGCTTCTCCACTCGTTTACGCCGCAGGAGAGGCATTACCAGTTGCGGGAGAGTCTTATGCTAAAGTGCTTTTCGCCATTGGTGCAATGATTGGCGCCGGATTTGCCATAGGTGTTGGTGCTGTTGGTGCAGGTCTGGGGATTGGAAATGCTGCTAGTGGAGCCTGTCAGGCTGTAGGCCGCAATCCTGGGGTACAGGGAAAGATCATGACCGTAATGCTCGTCGGAATGGCTATGGCCGAATCAATTGCCATTTACGCACTTGTCGTCGCTCTAATTCTACTTTATGCCAACCCCTACATGAAGTATTTTCTTGGCTAA
- a CDS encoding PAS domain S-box protein: MIENPLIVKSVIEGLPIPTFVIGKDHRVIFWNRACEELTGFHARDIIGTDHHYMPFYESKRPLIADLIVDQDFKALERYYGTKQGRPSDIVKGAYEARDFFLNLGGRSRHLYFLAAPIYDEKGEIIGAIETLQDVTKERELELSLKEYASNLQKELERNITLQKTLEGVIEGSPIPAFVINKSHRIIFWNKACEELTGYSAKEMLGTDLQYKPFYGEKRPVIADLIVDSDFEALDKYYGKKKVQRSAIIPGAYEAWDYYENLGGKSRHLYFLAAPIYDEAGDIIAAIETLQDITRQRELEQRLMEYAESLQNELTENINLRKEIEGLYHYIQSILDSSPDTLFELNEDGIITYVSRGRENGTGPEGIVGKHFSEYAPKHKNFLMARWEEIKKGNYKPYEIESTDRTGQKRTYLLTPRPVKGRNRYVIAQRDITEFKELERKVYEAEKLAAIGQLSAGIAHEIRNPLSSIKMSLQILEKRLRPTGNDLKRFQIALREVEHLENLVNDVLIYARPGDPKKRPSDIRRIVENALEMVEKAILDKEISVVKEIPEGLPPVDVDDAMMQRAFLNIMRNAIEAMENRGILLIKATLRDDKSLQVEFHDTGCGISEEDLTHVFNPFFTKKRYGTGLGMAHVKRIIDLHEGNIDIRSKLGEGTCVMVTLKTADK; the protein is encoded by the coding sequence ATGATTGAAAATCCTCTGATAGTCAAGAGTGTTATTGAGGGTCTTCCAATACCCACTTTTGTGATTGGCAAAGATCATAGGGTAATTTTCTGGAACAGGGCATGTGAGGAACTAACAGGTTTTCATGCACGAGACATAATAGGAACGGATCATCATTACATGCCATTTTATGAGAGTAAAAGGCCCCTTATTGCGGATCTTATAGTTGACCAGGATTTTAAGGCTCTAGAGAGGTATTACGGCACCAAACAAGGGAGGCCTTCTGATATAGTGAAAGGTGCGTATGAGGCGAGGGATTTCTTCTTGAACTTAGGTGGAAGGAGTCGCCATCTCTATTTTCTCGCCGCTCCTATATACGATGAAAAAGGAGAGATAATAGGAGCAATTGAAACACTTCAGGATGTAACCAAGGAACGAGAGCTGGAACTAAGCCTTAAGGAATACGCCAGCAATCTACAGAAGGAGCTAGAAAGGAACATCACACTGCAGAAAACCCTTGAAGGGGTTATAGAAGGGAGTCCGATTCCAGCTTTTGTTATTAATAAGAGTCACAGAATAATATTCTGGAACAAGGCCTGTGAGGAACTTACGGGTTATTCAGCGAAGGAGATGTTGGGTACCGATCTGCAGTATAAGCCTTTCTATGGAGAGAAGAGGCCTGTTATAGCTGATCTCATTGTTGATAGCGATTTTGAGGCTCTTGACAAATACTACGGAAAGAAAAAGGTTCAGCGTTCGGCGATCATACCGGGGGCTTATGAGGCCTGGGATTACTATGAAAATCTTGGGGGAAAAAGTCGTCATCTCTATTTTCTCGCCGCTCCGATATATGACGAGGCGGGAGACATAATTGCGGCAATAGAGACACTACAGGACATCACAAGACAGCGTGAATTGGAGCAGCGTCTGATGGAATATGCTGAAAGTCTTCAAAACGAGCTTACAGAAAACATAAATCTCCGCAAAGAAATAGAGGGACTTTACCACTACATCCAGTCAATACTTGATAGTTCACCTGATACACTCTTCGAATTGAATGAGGATGGGATCATCACGTATGTTAGTAGAGGCAGAGAGAACGGGACGGGTCCAGAGGGAATAGTGGGAAAGCATTTTTCTGAATATGCACCCAAACACAAGAATTTTTTAATGGCACGCTGGGAGGAGATAAAGAAGGGAAACTACAAACCCTATGAAATAGAGAGTACGGATCGTACCGGTCAGAAAAGAACCTATCTTCTAACGCCTAGACCCGTGAAGGGTCGGAACCGCTATGTTATAGCTCAGCGTGATATAACAGAATTCAAAGAATTGGAGCGGAAGGTTTATGAAGCTGAGAAACTTGCTGCTATAGGTCAGCTTTCTGCAGGAATTGCTCATGAGATTCGCAACCCTCTTTCATCAATTAAAATGAGCCTCCAGATACTGGAGAAGAGATTGAGGCCCACGGGCAATGATTTAAAGAGGTTTCAAATTGCCCTCAGAGAAGTCGAACATTTGGAGAACCTAGTTAATGATGTGCTTATCTACGCGAGACCTGGGGATCCCAAGAAACGCCCCTCAGATATACGGCGGATAGTGGAAAACGCTCTCGAGATGGTAGAAAAGGCTATTTTGGACAAAGAGATTAGTGTGGTCAAGGAGATTCCAGAGGGTTTACCACCGGTTGATGTTGATGATGCGATGATGCAGCGGGCGTTTCTTAATATAATGCGCAATGCCATTGAGGCTATGGAAAATAGAGGGATATTGTTAATAAAGGCGACGTTGAGGGATGATAAGTCACTACAAGTGGAGTTCCACGATACTGGTTGTGGAATCTCTGAAGAGGATTTGACCCATGTTTTCAATCCATTCTTCACAAAGAAGCGTTATGGAACTGGTCTGGGGATGGCTCATGTGAAGCGAATTATAGATCTTCACGAGGGTAATATTGATATAAGGAGCAAGTTGGGTGAGGGGACATGTGTGATGGTAACGTTGAAGACGGCGGATAAATAG
- a CDS encoding sigma-54 dependent transcriptional regulator: MAKILIIDDDKSIAETLELYLTEEGHEVYAAYTGTDGLNAFVQHNPDIVILDIRLPDIDGFTVLEDLKEEEENVKVIMITAFHDMETTIRAMKSGAFDYIHKPINIDELEVAIDKALKSLEMERKIRGLLNEPSRSFKVGDMIGNTREMKEIFKTIGVISQNRATVLIEGESGTGKELIAKVIHYNTSPDEPFIAVNCSAIVETLLESELFGHEKGSFTGAITRKLGKFELARYGTVFLDEISEMSLNLQAKLLRVLQEMEFERVGGKDRIKVHARIIAATNKDLKQLVKEGKFRDDLYYRLNIVTIKIPPLRERREDIPLLVDYLIAKINRDLHKRIIGVSDEMMDIFMKYHWPGNVRELENLLVRAAVVAKGQVLVREDFPELPLETKGETTRKVEEDIFEEPGKLLTLEEVEERYIRKIIKEHPDKNKGEICEILGISRPTLERKLEKYGIEIP; the protein is encoded by the coding sequence ATGGCTAAGATTCTCATAATTGACGATGATAAATCGATTGCCGAGACCTTGGAACTCTATCTTACCGAGGAAGGGCATGAGGTGTATGCCGCTTATACAGGAACGGATGGTTTGAATGCCTTTGTTCAACATAATCCAGACATTGTTATTCTGGATATTCGTTTGCCTGATATAGATGGATTTACAGTGTTAGAGGACCTTAAAGAAGAGGAAGAGAATGTTAAGGTAATAATGATCACTGCTTTCCACGATATGGAAACGACAATCCGAGCTATGAAAAGCGGTGCGTTCGACTACATCCATAAGCCTATAAATATAGATGAACTGGAAGTGGCTATTGATAAGGCGCTTAAAAGTTTGGAGATGGAGAGAAAAATTAGGGGGCTTTTGAATGAACCATCTCGCAGTTTTAAAGTGGGAGATATGATTGGTAATACCAGGGAGATGAAAGAGATATTTAAAACGATAGGTGTTATATCTCAAAATAGGGCTACCGTGCTTATTGAAGGCGAAAGTGGTACAGGTAAAGAACTCATCGCAAAAGTGATCCATTACAACACTTCACCTGATGAACCGTTTATAGCGGTTAATTGTTCTGCTATAGTGGAGACCCTTCTGGAATCAGAACTCTTCGGTCATGAGAAGGGTTCTTTCACAGGTGCAATAACTCGCAAGTTGGGTAAATTCGAGCTCGCTCGTTACGGGACGGTTTTTCTGGACGAGATAAGTGAAATGTCCTTAAATTTACAAGCTAAACTTCTTAGGGTTCTCCAGGAGATGGAATTCGAGAGGGTGGGTGGTAAGGATAGAATAAAGGTTCATGCTCGTATAATTGCTGCAACCAATAAAGATCTAAAGCAGCTTGTTAAGGAGGGAAAGTTCAGAGACGATTTGTATTACCGGTTGAATATTGTCACCATAAAAATTCCTCCTCTAAGAGAGCGTCGGGAAGATATACCTCTACTCGTTGATTATCTGATTGCTAAGATAAACAGGGATCTTCACAAGCGGATAATAGGTGTTTCCGATGAAATGATGGATATATTTATGAAATATCACTGGCCGGGAAACGTTCGTGAATTGGAGAATCTTTTGGTTAGGGCTGCTGTGGTGGCAAAGGGACAGGTTTTAGTACGGGAGGATTTTCCCGAGTTACCTCTGGAAACAAAAGGAGAAACAACTCGTAAGGTTGAGGAGGATATATTCGAGGAACCTGGAAAATTGCTGACACTCGAGGAGGTGGAGGAAAGGTACATAAGGAAGATAATTAAAGAGCACCCTGACAAGAATAAGGGGGAAATATGTGAGATTTTAGGTATCTCGCGGCCAACGCTGGAGAGGAAATTGGAAAAGTACGGAATTGAGATTCCCTGA
- the yihA gene encoding ribosome biogenesis GTP-binding protein YihA/YsxC, whose amino-acid sequence MVRASFIKSAVKSEDYPKNNLPEVAFAGRSNVGKSSLINSLLGQKNLAHISSTPGCTRAINFFLVENRWVFVDLPGYGYARVAAKIRSEWGPMVETYLKTRDNLRLVVLLVDIRRNPEKEEFDLIEWLKMYSRPFIVVLTKADKVTRMEVERRQREIASILSDLGNGKLFVYSSRTGEGKKKIVQAINQHLK is encoded by the coding sequence ATGGTTCGTGCATCTTTCATTAAATCGGCGGTTAAAAGTGAGGATTATCCAAAGAATAACTTACCTGAAGTAGCTTTTGCGGGACGTTCCAATGTAGGCAAATCTTCGCTCATAAATTCGCTTCTCGGGCAAAAAAATCTCGCACATATAAGCTCCACACCTGGTTGTACGAGGGCGATCAACTTTTTCCTCGTAGAGAATCGATGGGTTTTCGTTGACCTACCTGGGTACGGTTACGCTAGAGTCGCTGCTAAAATTCGCAGTGAATGGGGTCCAATGGTGGAAACCTATTTAAAAACCCGCGATAATCTACGGCTCGTTGTTCTTCTCGTAGATATTCGTCGCAACCCGGAGAAGGAGGAATTTGATCTCATTGAGTGGTTAAAGATGTACAGTCGCCCCTTTATAGTGGTTTTGACTAAAGCCGATAAAGTGACGAGGATGGAGGTGGAGCGGAGGCAAAGGGAGATTGCAAGTATCCTCAGTGATCTTGGTAATGGTAAGTTGTTTGTTTACTCTTCACGAACGGGAGAGGGTAAGAAAAAAATTGTTCAGGCGATCAACCAGCATTTAAAATAA
- the pyrF gene encoding orotidine-5'-phosphate decarboxylase — protein MTDRKLLSQKPIPPGERLIVALDVPSAEDAKSLVEYLGENVHFYKLGLELFMAGGYFELLKWIKDRGKKVFVDLKFFDVPQTVRSAVARLRGRGVYFTTVHGNDGILKAAVEEAEGEIHILAVTVLTSLDEGDIRDLGFDCSVEDLVLSRARRAIEIGCAGVISSGLEVRRLRQELGEGFVVVTPGIRPVKNVDDQKRTVDVREAFLNGADYIVVGRPIREAPDPREAVISIQKTIKELFCGKL, from the coding sequence GTGACCGATAGAAAATTGCTTTCCCAAAAACCCATACCTCCAGGTGAACGGCTTATAGTGGCTTTGGATGTGCCATCGGCGGAGGATGCTAAGTCTTTAGTTGAATATCTGGGTGAGAATGTACATTTTTACAAACTGGGTCTCGAATTATTCATGGCGGGTGGATATTTCGAACTACTTAAATGGATAAAAGATAGGGGAAAGAAAGTTTTTGTGGATCTCAAATTCTTCGATGTGCCCCAAACGGTAAGATCGGCGGTGGCGCGCCTTCGGGGGAGAGGAGTGTATTTCACCACAGTTCACGGAAACGATGGGATTCTTAAGGCGGCTGTGGAGGAAGCCGAGGGGGAAATCCACATACTTGCCGTTACAGTGCTCACCAGTTTGGATGAAGGTGACATAAGAGATTTAGGTTTTGATTGCTCTGTGGAAGATCTGGTTTTATCGAGGGCGAGGAGAGCAATTGAGATAGGATGCGCGGGTGTGATTTCCTCGGGTTTGGAGGTTAGGCGTTTGAGGCAGGAGTTGGGAGAGGGTTTTGTGGTTGTTACCCCGGGTATCCGCCCAGTTAAAAACGTAGATGACCAGAAACGGACAGTGGATGTCCGCGAGGCCTTTCTAAACGGTGCGGACTACATTGTTGTGGGTAGGCCTATTCGGGAAGCTCCTGACCCACGAGAAGCTGTAATTTCCATTCAAAAAACTATAAAGGAACTGTTCTGCGGGAAATTGTAA